One Saccharomycodes ludwigii strain NBRC 1722 chromosome VI, whole genome shotgun sequence DNA segment encodes these proteins:
- the TOM1 gene encoding E3 ubiquitin-protein ligase TOM1 (similar to Saccharomyces cerevisiae YDR457W | TOM1 | Temperature dependent Organization in Mitotic nucleus or Trigger Of Mitosis): MIVIAPCKQLQKEERAKPFKPLMDKLTKNCSEEDFLHAISQIQEWDRSRDDLYVWIPVLDRMDEILKKIVEKYHYKPTINESDNTESPVKLIVMNQEDENIVVTITAFTARLLYNSTGVSVYSSLDRMWCLINSPNFKVKIGAMEIMALMAERHSLLGEKIPNTSPLADNNLKEKAKMLILSLPSSAMDDSSNHFSLVDLFFDEKKYPSSWDNLKFMYYTPKNVMKFFKLNKEQLKSLTLQQIFDKGMCEIPADRWFEFSVKSTIAKAFSDDSFENKELRNSAIRVKLNSLAYINIVLPPPKVSSTVFEIDTYIFECLNEFIMLSETKLPRSIRSDAVFALECISLSKIWCSDIVKNLGGNMPHGILFQALKYIAKIMRENKVDEVDENYNVRFFYLISNIAGMNSLHDTLVSSGLISSLLEIISIPNCKFYRTMASASHLLKIILWDFETATQFYNDNGFNILIQCITNEVKFAIEHPEFGKPSPYVKVYYSFSFRQLSFMRALLKLVRTVLSCDSSDRIRNLIDSPILPALNKIIENRSIFGYTLVADALEVIQDMINSEPTIYPILVESQTISTIFNNFDNFLGPCGSLLKTLPTLISAICLNVNGLKEVKERKLVSKLFEVVKNVEFAKIIVWEEHDYHYGNELDELARHYPDLKPELEAGFIQTIKDVSRQISFSQPSIYTSTKTGCTDIFYKSESTEVIDMEEGAKTMEVFEIQDSSFVLSVLTALISACSWPALVEELEPKDIYSLISVNNMPFDFINSNACMEFVDFIISLNDQKNTFGFEELIETVAAKLTEIGTFLTYSNSKSFILNNSYETVKDLFEKVNTICGLLNVLGRVYMNYPSLYSSRIAILFKFVKEGSFDLLDNLFKLFEKCSLEEFYIREKLPTKVCEETTPQSSTRYPPLVIHKGTKLLDLKFYSKKNSAKFKNTFQIRFVLNKIQYEIAEMLRSLVKLSSTKVFTFDKEHKTWEIKLRGMVVQNISNLLDFGTLPIEKYYSHYLVLLHFFNDILTLPYGGNSIEHLQIVSISLFYKYKVHEKYLYIIENILSLLPAIDFEFSPDIGKIKYIKDDKNILFLLFKFSTNFLSRTIDSKYLEESHSVTSYFFDEDAEMQRMQGHIPTCFRDNVKSVLLSHYRNLLTENLWLLSTKKLSTIFADELIVFFAAFFKYTKFPEREPERVPLAYVSWDKQKPSYVKVSLLEKYGVSHEAAVDYLIKYQDKLPREKIDLIADWDGYSKELLSADVSSSFKPDYMVSEADLQSFETRVGDFKKCVSLKLIIDMFVSYPDAARSIYSLLLEINEDDRDILLENILKNIEQNLEKNNSACIGPSFSLFGNVLKRMPLSTYPHIKVLDKACHIISDYLSTECAQESFFSELLFAYETIFAANQIPEAESVLNDVVVPFNSNITKIHVPKEISSKIYECLIKVREVTNIKSAISITRVLVLYAKDYNLAKQIAKSGVLSCLLKCIGVNQKNEMLAMLEGPFLVLLRFCFETREIVKDVISYEIEKAFTTRAIGDESEKQRNLSTLLLEKANLVLRDPDVFVDVLSKDARFESFNGQNELETPMVRRYIDPSTEESNKKTQDNSNFGIAYRTGIVHLLFAQLMAASKKDWLSEPPLNEEEKSKLAKSKKSNTSFKNPVWLYMVFLLQVLIELVGSYKQAKFELLTFSKRNIYSNSTKPRPTFINFLLFDLLSLPKKDNIEAKRSLINDLVSTLLCAFLSSPPVVKKLKDNKPSFKYVDADIVFIQKFSLECILKALNGVSESNKSILENISKIHIWFKLIEIVLTSKKANLMDVIGHVMYTSDRCSLCKIMLDLDLPNVITSSIANLDMNYPPAVKLFNVSIQSLNAISSIRENNVDLFDIGNNEEDVEEDVESEKEEDTNMFKNSALGMYDVEDIEDEEDDDNDIIGDDDSLLGDDDNDEIAFVDEDQDMEVVFSDGEGDDEEGERERERERERDRSNVTSHFENIDDYGVSDSDIEIEVIRDEDLEDGESDTNDEQEERDSDNMSIDIEEEEEMLDFYNSIEDQSDWDSGISDFSDSEIDADDEHHAPLFEDGNFDQDGYESQIESDMEPVFEIHEPEDATGNIMDRWRSFGGNVARVSQVRTTHFNDTPSTHPRSHLNRRRHSRNSQHHMDSHDISTHFIYLRDRNMGDIANSLSNIFGGPFQNEGTLGGDGFLHEFMTPLDFEVFTNQSRSPDQPLVLGSRRARGFRARTFDFTTSNIITDFRFNIELSSTSVRWDDVYSMFYSSKLFSYNVIPAIVNRIFNVSLKLHLKKKEEEMELKRKMQERLEELKRIQAARKRKFTELDEEAEENYIDSSSDEHTDPVYVDIGGQPVDVSRTDIDPEYLRALPEELREEVFYEHVAASRLRRLSQRGTNPQPIRRGSEVTPEFFSSLPEDIREQIIERESRLHDENVFEEDEDDNEPENVAAREQIQEILTNQERLADSDNAGGALLDRINSLVNHISSTSNPITNHNTGNHTTNSHSSNKQKKKARNHFSPLLDRSGIAVVLKSIFIPQAYIKRDDHHVLYQSLCYSKQNRSDLLNFILLILADGINSQSNLEKIYNFICRRTSPSTPKTVQFSLNINCSPLLVASQCIEALQYLVDCVGSVKLFFIAEHESLLVNKFPFKSKKDICTSNPKWPINYLFVLLTKKIITDESVLMDLVTNILQFCTKTIKSLMKSKKSNVLVPHIDASSYNSIVNVLKLDSCSTKVFQQTLTTMKNLCCIKGAKQDFIESLQFIASISVTKLIEGLDQLAKELPKVKEGNEINSEIIQQFLSPSSEQSKLLKVLTSIDYLSTSNIDSGDDTAHKNDKDEVVEDEKVSSLLKIYDGMELGNLWSALSRTLTQFENHKELTTSAAMLLPLIESLMVVCKHSKVSKSKELQFSDKDTFQVDFAKEPVANLFFLFTDSHKKLLNEMIRSNSKLMSGPFALLVKNSKVLDFDNKRFYFMGKIEAESKDRQKLSIKVSREQVFMDSYRALFFKPVQEMKNCKLEVTFKDEQGVDAGGVKREWYQILSRQMVNPDYALFTPVPSDKNTFHPNRTSGINPEHLSFFKFIGMVIGKAIRDKCYVDCHFSRDVYKGLLDKPVSLKDMESVDPDYYKSLVWILENDITDVIEETFSVETDDYGEHNIIDLKPNGHNIAVTEENKNEYVQKILSYKLQTSVQDQMNNFLFGFYSMVPKELITIFNEQEVELLMSGLPDIDINDWKSNTVYVNYTPSCKQINYFWRAVKSFDKEERAKLLQFVTGTSKVPLNGFKELAGVNGVSKFSIHKDYGATDRLPSSHTCFNQLDLPAYDSYETLRKALLLAINEGHQGFGIA; the protein is encoded by the coding sequence atgATTGTTATAGCCCCCTGTAAGCAATTACAAAAAGAGGAAAGGGCTAAGCCTTTCAAACCTTTGATGGACAAGTTAACTAAAAACTGTTCAGAGGAGGACTTTTTACATGCAATTTCTCAAATTCAAGAATGGGACAGATCAAGAGATGATTTATACGTTTGGATCCCAGTTTTAGATCGAATGgatgaaattttaaaaaaaattgtagaaaaatatcattataaaCCAACTATTAATGAGTCAGATAATACTGAGTCCCCTGTTAAGTTAATAGTTATGAATcaagaagatgaaaataTAGTCGTTACTATAACTGCATTCACTGCAAGACTTTTATACAACTCAACTGGTGTTTCTGTTTATTCTTCTTTGGACCGCATGTGGTGTTTAATTAACTCTCCTAATTTCAAAGTTAAAATAGGTGCCATGGAAATTATGGCGCTTATGGCTGAAAGACACTCCCTTCTTGGCGAAAAAATTCCCAATACGTCACCATTAGCcgataataatttaaaggaaaaggCCAAAATGTTAATTCTATCTTTACCAAGTTCTGCGATGGATGATTCATCAAACCATTTTTCCTTGGtcgatttattttttgatgaaaaGAAGTATCCTTCAAGCTGggataatttaaaatttatgtATTATACCCCCAAGAATGTAATGAAGTTTTTCAAGTTAAACAAAGAACaattaaaatcattaaCTTTACAGCAAATATTCGACAAAGGGATGTGTGAAATTCCTGCTGATAGGTGGTTTGAATTCTCTGTAAAAAGTACGATTGCCAAAGCCTTCAGCGATGATTCTTTTGAGAATAAAGAACTAAGAAATAGCGCCATTCGTGTAAAATTGAACTCCTTAGCctatataaatattgttttacCGCCACCCAAAGTTAGTTCTACTGTCTTTGAAATTGATACCTATATTTTTGAATGCTTAAATGAGTTTATTATGTTATCTGAGACAAAATTACCCAGAAGTATCAGATCTGATGCTGTTTTCGCTTTAGAATGTATCTCTTTGAGTAAAATTTGGTGTTCAGATATAGTGAAAAATTTAGGGGGTAATATGCCTCATggaattttatttcaagCTTTGAAATACATCGCAAAAATTATGAGGGAAAACAAAGTTGATGAAGTTGatgaaaattataatgtgagatttttttatttgatttccAATATAGCAGGTATGAATTCACTACATGACACTTTAGTCTCCTCAGGATTAATTTCTAGTTTATTGGAAATTATTTCTATTCCCAATTGCAAATTTTATAGAACGATGGCCTCCGCCTCtcatttattgaaaattatattatggGATTTTGAAACTGCTACCCAATtttataatgataatggATTCAACATACTAATACAGTGTATCACAAATGAAGTGAAGTTTGCCATTGAACATCCAGAGTTTGGGAAACCTTCTCCCTATGTTAaagtttattattctttctCATTTAGACAATTGAGCTTTATGAGAGCTCTATTAAAATTAGTTCGTACTGTTTTGAGTTGTGATTCCAGTGACAGAATTCGTAACTTAATAGACTCACCTATTTTGCCCgcattaaataaaattatcgAAAATAGATCCATTTTCGGCTACACTTTGGTTGCTGATGCTTTAGAAGTTATTCAAGATATGATCAATTCGGAACCAACCATCTACCCAATTTTGGTTGAATCACAAACTATCAGCAccattttcaataatttcgACAACTTTTTAGGTCCTTGCGGAAGCTTGTTAAAAACATTACCAACTTTAATTTCTGCTATTTGTTTGAATGTTAATGGCTTGAAAGAGGTTAAGGAACGGAAACTTGTGAGCAAATTATTTGAAGTTGTTAAGAATGTGGAATTTGCTAAAATTATTGTATGGGAAGAACATGACTACCATTATGGCAATGAACTAGATGAATTGGCACGCCATTATCCTGACTTAAAACCAGAACTTGAAGCAGGGTTTATACAAACCATAAAGGACGTATCTCGTcaaatttccttttcacAACCTTCTATTTATACCTCTACCAAGACGGGATGTACcgatattttttataaatccGAATCGACTGAGGTAATTGATATGGAGGAAGGCGCTAAGACCATGGAGGTATTTGAAATACAGGACTCATCATTTGTTCTATCTGTTTTAACTGCTCTGATATCTGCATGTTCATGGCCTGCTCTTGTGGAAGAACTAGAACCAAAAGACATTTATAGTTTGATTAGTGTTAACAATATGCCATTTGACTTCATTAATTCAAACGCTTGCATGGAATTCGtagattttattatttcccTAAATGACCAAAAAAACACTTTTGGTTTTGAGGAACTAATCGAAACTGTAGCCGCCAAATTAACGGAAATAGGCACGTTTTTAACTTATAGTAATTCAAAATCTTTCATCTTGAATAATAGTTATGAGACAGTTAAAGATTTATTCGAAAAGGTTAATACTATTTGTGGATTACTAAATGTATTAGGGAGGGTTTATATGAATTATCCATCGTTGTATTCATCTAGAATTGCTATATTATTTAAGTTTGTTAAGGAGGGTAGTTTTGATTTACTTGATAATTTATTCAAGTTGTTTGAAAAATGTTCGCTTGAAGAATTCTACATTCGTGAAAAATTACCAACTAAAGTTTGTGAGGAGACAACACCACAAAGTTCTACCCGTTATCCTCCACTTGTTATTCATAAGGGTACCAAACTACTTGATTTGAAATTCTATTCCAAGAAAAACTCAGCCAAATTCAAAAACACTTTCCAAATTAGGTTTGTTCTAAACAAAATCCAATATGAAATTGCTGAAATGTTGAGATCGCTTGTAAAATTAAGCAGTACTAAAGTTTTCACCTTTGATAAAGAACACAAGACATGGGAAATTAAGTTAAGAGGCATGGTTGttcaaaatatatcaaatcTATTAGATTTTGGAACTTTgccaattgaaaaatattatagcCATTACTTAGTGCTTTTGCATTTTTTCAACGACATATTAACATTGCCATACGGTGGAAATAGCATTGAACATTTGCAAATCGTTAGTATTTCACtattttacaaatataAGGTTCATGAGAAATATTTGTACATCATCGAGAATATTTTATCGCTACTACCAGCCAttgattttgaatttaGTCCAGATATtggtaaaattaaatatataaaagatgaCAAAaacattctttttttgctaTTCAAATTTAGCACTAATTTCCTATCAAGAACCATAGATTCTAAATATTTGGAGGAGTCTCATTCTGTTACCTCCTATTTTTTCGATGAAGATGCTGAAATGCAACGTATGCAAGGACACATTCCCACATGTTTCAGAGATAACGTGAAAAGCGTTCTGTTGTCCCATTATAGAAATTTATTAACGGAGAACTTATGGCTCTTATCAACCAAGAAATTATCAACCATATTTGCAGATGAAttgattgttttttttgctgCCTTTTTCAAGTACACAAAATTTCCAGAACGTGAACCGGAAAGAGTTCCATTGGCATATGTAAGCTGGGATAAACAAAAACCATCTTATGTGAAAGTTAGCTTACTAGAAAAATATGGTGTTTCTCACGAGGCTGCTGTAgattatttgataaaatatcaaGATAAGTTACCACGAGAAAAGATTGACTTAATTGCTGATTGGGATGGCTATTCTAAGGAGCTTCTTTCTGCAGATGTATCTTCTTCATTTAAACCCGACTATATGGTTTCTGAAGCGGATTTGCAGTCTTTTGAAACACGAGTGGgcgattttaaaaaatgtgtGTCTCTAAAACTAATTATTGACATGTTTGTCAGTTATCCAGACGCTGCACGCTCCATATATTCGTTACTACTGGAAATTAACGAAGATGATAGAGACATccttttggaaaatattttaaaaaatattgaacaaaatttagaaaaaaataacagtgCGTGTATAGGACCATCGTTTTCTTTGTTTGGAAATGTATTGAAGAGAATGCCATTAAGTACTTATCCTCATATCAAAGTTTTGGATAAAGCATGTCATATAATTAGTGATTATTTATCAACTGAATGTGCACAAGAAAGCTTTTTTTCCGAGTTACTATTTGCTTATGAAACGATTTTTGCGGCCAATCAAATTCCAGAAGCCGAGTCAGTTTTAAATGATGTCGTGGTTCCTTTTAACTCAAATATCACCAAGATTCATGTGCCTAAAGAAATTAGCTCTAAAATATACGAGTGTTTAATTAAAGTTAGAGAAGTgacaaatattaaatctGCCATTTCTATAACTAGGGTATTGGTGTTGTACGCAAAGGATTACAATCTAGCAAAACAAATTGCAAAATCTGGAGTATTATcttgtttattaaaatgCATTGGTgttaaccaaaaaaatgaaatgcTAGCTATGCTAGAAGGCccatttttagttttattgCGGTTTTGCTTCGAAACTAGGGAAATAGTAAAAGATGTTATTTCATATGAAATCGAGAAAGCCTTTACAACTCGTGCGATTGGTGATGAAAGTGAAAAACAACGCAACTTATCCACTTTGCTTTTGGAAAAGGCTAATTTAGTATTGAGAGATCCTgatgtttttgttgatgTGTTATCCAAGGATGCAAGATTTGAATCATTTAATGGCCAAAATGAACTAGAAACACCGATGGTTAGAAGATATATTGATCCTTCAACTGAAGAATCTAATAAGAAAACTCAAGATAACTCAAATTTTGGCATTGCTTATAGAACTGGGATTGTTCATTTGTTATTTGCACAACTAATGGCAGCTAGTAAAAAAGACTGGTTATCGGAACCACCCTTGAACGAGGAAGAAAAATCCAAGTTggcaaaatcaaaaaaatcaaacacttcttttaaaaaccCTGTTTGGTTATACATGGTATTTTTGTTACAAGTATTGATTGAGCTTGTAGGTAGTTACAAACAAGCCAAGTTTGAATTATTGACTTTTTCTAAAAGAAACATATATTCAAATTCCACAAAACCACGTCCaacttttataaattttttactatttgATCTATTATCATTGCCAAAGAAGGATAATATCGAAGCTAAAAGATCTTTGATTAACGATTTGGTTAGTACTTTATTGTGTGCATTCTTATCTTCTCCTCCAGTTgttaaaaagttaaaagataataaaccAAGTTTCAAATATGTAGATGCTGACATTGTTTTTATCCAGAAATTTTCATTGGAATGTATTTTAAAAGCTTTAAATGGTGTTTCTGAGTCGAACAAATCAAtacttgaaaatattagCAAAATTCATATATGGTTCAAGCTAATCGAAATTGTTTTAACGTCCAAGAAGGCTAATTTGATGGATGTGATTGGTCATGTTATGTACACGTCTGATAGGTGTTCGCTTTGCAAGATTATGCTTGATTTAGATTTGCCAAATGTTATAACATCCTCTATTGCCAATTTAGATATGAACTATCCACCCGCAGTAAAACTGTTTAATGTGTCAATCCAAAGTTTAAATGCAATAAGTTCTATAAGGGAAAATAATGTGgatttatttgatattggGAACAATGAAGAGGATGTAGAAGAGGATGTTGAATCGGAAAAAGAGGAGGACACAAAtatgtttaaaaattcagCCTTGGGGATGTATGATGTAGAAGAtattgaagatgaagaggATGATGACAATGACATTATAGGTGATGACGATTCTTTATTAGGAGATGACgataatgatgaaattGCCTTTGTAGATGAAGACCAAGATATGGAAGTTGTATTCAGTGACGGGGAAGGTGATGACGAGGAAggagaaagagaaagagaaagagaaagagaaagagatAGAAGTAATGTTACTAgtcattttgaaaatattgacGATTACGGAGTGAGTGATTCCGATATAGAAATTGAAGTTATACGGGATGAAGATTTGGAGGATGGTGAATCAGATACTAATGATGAGCAAGAAGAAAGAGACTCTGACAACATGTCTATTGATAttgaggaagaggaagaaatGCTGGATTTTTACAACTCTATTGAGGATCAATCTGACTGGGATTCTGGTATTTCTGATTTTTCCGATTCCGAAATTGATGCGGATGACGAACACCATGCTCCGTTATTTGAAGATGGTAATTTTGATCAAGATGGTTATGAATCCCAAATTGAATCGGACATGGAACCTGTTTTTGAAATACATGAGCCTGAAGATGCAACTGGTAACATAATGGACAGATGGCGTTCTTTTGGAGGCAATGTGGCACGTGTTAGCCAAGTTAGAACTACGCACTTCAATGACACGCCAAGCACACATCCTCGTAGTCACCTAAACCGTCGTCGCCATTCGCGTAACTCTCAGCACCATATGGATTCACATGACATCTCTACACACTTTATTTACCTAAGAGACAGAAACATGGGCGATATTGCCAATTCACTATCAAATATCTTTGGTGGTCCCTTTCAAAATGAAGGAACTCTGGGTGGTGATGGATTCTTACATGAGTTCATGACTCCTCTAGATTTTGAAGTATTTACAAACCAATCGAGAAGCCCTGACCAACCCTTAGTCTTGGGTAGTAGGAGAGCTCGTGGATTTAGGGCACGGACTTTTGATTTTACTACAAGCAACATTATCACTGATTTCAGATTTAATATTGAATTATCTTCCACCTCTGTTAGATGGGATGATGTTTATTCTATGTTTTACTCCTCAAAGTTATTTTCTTACAACGTAATTCCTGCAATTGTTAATCGTATCTTCAACGTGAGTTTGAAGTTGcacctaaaaaaaaaggaagaagagaTGGAactgaaaaggaaaatgcAAGAGAGATTAGAAGAATTGAAGAGAATTCAGGCtgcaagaaaaagaaaatttactGAGTTAGATGAGGAGGCAgaagaaaattatattgATTCCTCCTCCGATGAACATACTGACCCAGTTTATGTAGATATTGGTGGGCAGCCGGTTGACGTTAGTAGAACTGATATTGACCCAGAGTATTTGAGAGCTTTACCGGAGGAATTAAGAGAAGAAGTATTTTATGAGCATGTAGCAGCAAGTAGATTACGTCGTCTGAGTCAACGTGGAACCAATCCGCAACCCATTCGTAGAGGTAGCGAGGTCACCCCCGAGTTTTTTTCCTCCTTGCCTGAAGATATTCGTGAGCAAATTATAGAACGTGAGTCCAGATTACATGACGAAAATGTTTTTGAGGAGGATGAGGACGATAATGAACCTGAAAATGTTGCAGCAAGGGAACAAATCCAAGAAATATTGACAAACCAAGAACGCTTGGCCGATAGTGATAATGCGGGAGGTGCTCTGTTGGATAGAATTAATAGCCTTGTCAATCATATTTCCTCAACAAGCAATCCGATAACCAACCATAATACTGGTAATCATACTACAAACAGTCATAGTTCAAATAagcagaaaaagaaagctAGAAATCACTTTTCACCATTGCTTGATCGTAGCGGTATCGCCgttgttttaaaatctatttttataccACAAGCATACATAAAAAGGGATGATCATCATGTTTTATATCAAAGTTTGTGTTATAGCAAGCAAAACAGAAGTgatttgttaaattttattttgttgattttaGCTGATGGCATCAACTCTCAGAGCAATTTAGagaaaatttataattttatttgtcgTAGGACTTCCCCCAGTACACCCAAAACTGttcaattttctttaaatattaattgttCCCCACTACTGGTTGCCAGCCAATGTATTGAGGCTTTGCAGTATTTGGTGGACTGTGTTGGTAGtgtaaaattattttttattgctgAGCATGAGAGTTTACTGGTTAATAAGTTTCCATTCAAATCTAAGAAGGATATATGCACCAGTAATCCAAAGTGGCCtatcaattatttatttgtattgttaacaaagaaaattattactGATGAATCTGTTTTAATGGATTTAgtaacaaatattttacagTTTTGTACCAAGACTATCAAATCTTTAATGAAATCCAAAAAATCTAATGTGTTAGTTCCTCATATTGATGCCAGTTCTTACAATTCAATTGTTAATGTTTTAAAGTTGGACTCATGTTCCACCAAAGTTTTTCAGCAGACTTTAACGACAATGAAAAATCTATGTTGTATAAAGGGTGCTAAACAAGATTTTATAGAGTCATTGCAATTTATTGCTTCTATTTCGGTAACGAAGTTGATCGAGGGCCTTGATCAGTTGGCTAAAGAATTACCCAAGGTTAAAGAAGGGAATGAAATTAACTCTGAGATAattcaacaatttttatCGCCAAGTTCTGAACAATCAAAACTACTAAAAGTTTTAACTAGTATTGATTATTTAAGTACCAGCAATATTGATAGTGGTGACGATACTGCACATAAAAACGATAAAGATGAAGTTGTGGAAGATGAAAAAGTTTCTAGTTTGTTGAAAATTTATGATGGGATGGAATTGGGCAATTTGTGGAGTGCATTAAGTAGAACTTTGACCCAATTTGAGAACCACAAGGAACTAACCACTTCTGCTGCTATGCTATTGCCGTTGATCGAATCTTTAATGGTTGTTTGTAAGCATAGTAAAGTTTCTAAGAGTAAAGAACTACAATTTTCCGATAAGGATACTTTTCAGGTGGATTTCGCCAAGGAACCAGTGGCTAACctatttttccttttcactGACTCCCACAAAAAGTTGTTAAACGAAATGATACGTTCTAATTCCAAGTTAATGAGCGGTCCATTTGCTTTACTAGTTAAGAATTCCAAGGTGTTagattttgataataagagattttatttcatgGGTAAGATTGAAGCCGAAAGTAAGGATAGACAGAAACTGAGTATCAAAGTTAGTCGTGAACAGGTATTTATGGATTCTTATCGTgcattgttttttaaaccGGTTCaggaaatgaaaaattgtaaaCTAGAGGTTACATTTAAGGATGAGCAAGGTGTTGATGCTGGTGGTGTTAAAAGAGAATGGTATCAAATATTGTCTAGACAAATGGTCAACCCTGATTATGCTCTATTTACTCCTGTTCCATCTGATAAAAACACTTTCCATCCAAATCGTACTTCCGGTATCAATCCTGAacatttatcatttttcaaGTTTATCGGAATGGTAATTGGGAAAGCCATTCGAGATAAATGTTATGTTGATTGCCATTTCAGTAGAGATGTTTACAAGGGGTTGCTAGATAAGCCCGTTTCTTTAAAAGATATGGAATCTGTTGATCcagattattataaatccTTAGTTTGGATTTTGGAAAACGATATTACTGATGTTATTGAAGAAACTTTTTCTGTGGAAACAGATGATTATGGCGAACATAATATCATTGATTTGAAGCCAAATGGCCACAATATTGCAGTTactgaagaaaataaaaacgaaTATGTTCAAAAAATACTGTCTTATAAGTTACAAACCTCTGTCCAAGATCAAATGaataattttctatttGGGTTTTATTCAATGGTTCCAAAAGAATTGATTACGATTTTTAACGAACAAGAAGTTGAGTTATTGATGAGCGGATTACCTGATATTGATATCAATGATTGGAAGAGTAATACGGTCTACGTAAATTATACTCCTAGTTGTAagcaaataaattatttttggagAGCAGTTAAATCATTTGATAAGGAAGAAAGAGCCAAATTATTACAATTTGTTACGGGTACAAGTAAAGTCCCATTGAATGGATTTAAAGAATTAGCTGGTGTTAACGGAGTTTCTAAATTTTCCATCCATAAGGATTATGGTGCGACAGACAGATTACCTTCATCTCATACGTGTTTTAACCAATTAGATTTGCCAGCATACGATTCATATGAGACTTTACGTAAAGCATTGCTATTAGCCATTAATGAAGGTCATCAAGGATTTGGTATTGCttaa